From one Cyanobacterium stanieri PCC 7202 genomic stretch:
- a CDS encoding PBS lyase HEAT domain protein repeat-containing protein (PFAM: PBS lyase HEAT-like repeat~InterPro IPR004155:IPR000357~KEGG: npu:Npun_F5295 heat domain-containing protein~PFAM: PBS lyase HEAT domain protein repeat-containing protein; HEAT domain containing protein~SPTR: HEAT domain containing protein) has product MTETITPVNDLIKAVEEADSASKLFLAVSNLAKVRSPLAIPTLIEVLGYNNPGAAVAATEGLIALGETAITSLLENVDDYNYGARAWAIRVFAGIGDPRALQLLLKAASSDFSLSVRRAATKGLGTIKWQQIPSDTLSQTQQQILDTLLITAQDGEWVVRYATVVSLANLYPAVHNLDLKNIIEKTLISLRDSDPEIAITTRSKLALQNLAKG; this is encoded by the coding sequence ATGACAGAGACTATCACCCCTGTAAATGATTTAATCAAGGCTGTAGAAGAAGCCGATTCTGCCTCCAAATTGTTTTTAGCTGTTAGTAATTTGGCTAAAGTGCGATCGCCCCTAGCCATACCCACCCTGATAGAAGTATTAGGATATAACAACCCCGGTGCCGCCGTTGCCGCCACAGAAGGATTAATCGCTCTAGGAGAAACTGCCATTACCTCCCTCCTCGAAAATGTTGACGACTACAACTATGGGGCAAGAGCATGGGCTATCAGAGTATTTGCAGGAATTGGCGACCCCCGCGCCTTACAATTACTCTTAAAAGCCGCCAGTAGTGACTTCTCCCTCAGCGTCAGAAGAGCCGCCACCAAAGGTTTAGGTACCATTAAATGGCAACAAATTCCCTCTGACACATTATCCCAAACCCAACAACAAATATTAGATACCCTCCTCATCACTGCCCAGGATGGAGAATGGGTGGTACGTTATGCCACCGTAGTTTCCCTCGCCAATCTTTATCCAGCTGTCCATAATCTGGATCTGAAAAATATCATTGAAAAAACCCTCATCAGCTTAAGAGATAGTGACCCAGAAATCGCCATCACAACTCGCTCAAAATTGGCACTTCAAAATTTAGCAAAGGGATAA
- a CDS encoding protein of unknown function CP12 (PFAM: CP12 domain~InterPro IPR003823~KEGG: amr:AM1_2489 CP12 domain-containing protein~PFAM: protein of unknown function CP12~SPTR: Similar to tr|P73654|P73654) translates to MSNIQDQIQEELKQAREVCSTEGATSGDCAAAWDAVEELQAEASHQQQGEKKKTSLEQYCDDNPDAAECRVYDD, encoded by the coding sequence ATGAGTAACATACAAGATCAAATTCAAGAAGAGTTAAAACAAGCTAGGGAAGTATGTAGTACAGAGGGAGCTACTTCTGGTGATTGTGCTGCGGCATGGGATGCTGTGGAAGAATTACAGGCAGAGGCTTCTCACCAACAACAAGGAGAGAAAAAGAAAACTTCTTTAGAGCAATATTGTGATGATAATCCCGATGCGGCTGAGTGTCGTGTCTATGACGACTAA
- a CDS encoding hypothetical protein (KEGG: cyn:Cyan7425_3909 hypothetical protein~SPTR: Putative uncharacterized protein): MNNLLFKIEEYSKDNPQLVVVVQAQDNGQNLEIMTFRGFSSNLTGATEYDPDLPVLSSSGIILSVDLLQAPYNPVNPQYIQQNLTPAQFEANFLS, encoded by the coding sequence ATGAATAACCTACTGTTCAAAATTGAAGAATATAGCAAGGACAACCCCCAATTAGTGGTAGTTGTACAAGCACAAGACAACGGACAAAATCTGGAAATTATGACCTTTAGGGGCTTTTCTAGTAATCTAACAGGAGCCACGGAATATGACCCAGATTTGCCTGTATTATCATCTTCTGGGATAATTTTATCTGTTGACCTACTCCAAGCCCCCTATAACCCAGTCAACCCCCAATATATTCAACAAAATTTGACCCCTGCACAATTTGAAGCAAACTTTTTGTCCTAA
- a CDS encoding hypothetical protein (PFAM: Protein of unknown function (DUF3177)~KEGG: cyc:PCC7424_4076 hypothetical protein~SPTR: Putative uncharacterized protein), translating into MEDTLLRALVWTNYKLFLVFCLLFPLGLSVWSLFAKIPSIQRLLLIFWRVASLLAIAIYLFIPVWQLGYLAWFIGHILIVISLWFWVDINDEIQDLPKSPLRLLLTSWRWATSIYGILGAIAFTPFLRCTFSEDAAVEKVCRAWLEAPWHYKSWFHPNATTGFLGFLGMSGLIIYGIYLLYFLVFRLIKQGRIAIEQ; encoded by the coding sequence ATGGAAGATACGTTATTAAGGGCTTTAGTTTGGACTAATTACAAGTTGTTTTTAGTTTTTTGTTTATTGTTTCCTCTCGGTTTATCTGTGTGGAGTTTGTTTGCCAAGATTCCTTCTATTCAACGATTATTATTAATTTTTTGGCGGGTGGCTAGTCTATTGGCGATCGCCATTTATTTGTTTATTCCTGTGTGGCAATTGGGATATTTGGCATGGTTTATCGGTCATATTTTAATTGTCATCAGTCTATGGTTTTGGGTGGACATTAATGATGAGATTCAAGATTTACCCAAAAGTCCTTTGCGTTTATTGCTCACTTCATGGCGTTGGGCAACTTCTATTTATGGTATCCTAGGGGCGATCGCCTTTACTCCCTTTTTACGATGTACTTTTTCAGAAGATGCAGCGGTGGAAAAGGTTTGTCGAGCATGGTTAGAAGCACCATGGCATTATAAAAGCTGGTTTCACCCCAACGCTACCACAGGATTTTTAGGTTTTTTGGGTATGTCAGGACTAATTATCTATGGTATCTATCTACTTTATTTCCTTGTTTTTCGTCTCATTAAACAAGGTAGAATCGCCATCGAACAATAG
- a CDS encoding transcriptional regulator, ArsR family (PFAM: Bacterial regulatory protein, arsR family~InterPro IPR001845:IPR018334~KEGG: cyh:Cyan8802_0886 transcriptional regulator, ArsR family~PFAM: regulatory protein ArsR~SMART: regulatory protein ArsR~SPTR: Transcriptional regulator, ArsR family): MEIPSSRVNQSENELVSCSPHEVDNNLLTVFEGKILSYEKSQRMADFFGLLGDSNRLRILSVLAQEEMCVCDLATMLKMSESAVSHQLRTLKSMRLVAYHKRGRRVYYRLLDHHVLELYRSVAEHLDEIDC; this comes from the coding sequence ATGGAAATTCCTTCCTCTCGTGTGAATCAGTCAGAAAATGAATTAGTTTCCTGCTCTCCCCATGAAGTGGATAATAACTTATTGACAGTATTTGAAGGAAAAATTTTGAGCTATGAAAAATCCCAGAGAATGGCAGATTTTTTTGGTTTGTTGGGAGATTCTAATCGTCTGAGAATTTTGTCAGTATTAGCTCAAGAGGAAATGTGTGTCTGTGACTTGGCGACAATGTTAAAAATGAGTGAGTCGGCAGTTTCCCATCAATTACGGACTTTAAAGTCCATGCGTTTAGTGGCTTATCATAAAAGGGGTAGAAGAGTTTATTATCGTCTTTTGGATCATCATGTCCTGGAATTATATCGCTCCGTAGCTGAACATTTGGATGAGATAGATTGTTAA